The genomic region CCAAGATCAAGGTGGACGATGGAGAAGTAAAGGTGAAGACCGACAATTAATATCTTAAGTTAGTATCAAAAAAAGTCCCGCAATTGCGGGACTTTTTCTTATATAAACTACCTGAGTTAAACTGTTTCAGGTCTAGTTTGTGGCTTTTGAATATCTTCTTCAGTTTCGATCTCAGCAAGATATCTTTCTGCATCCAATGCTGCCATACAACCTGTTCCAGCTGCGGTGATCGCCTGTCTGTAAACCTTATCCTGAACATCACCAGAAGCGAAAACACCTGGGATATTAGTTCTGGTAGTCTTACTCTCGGTTATCACGTAACCGGTTTCATCCATATCTAACCAACCTTTGAAAATATCGGTATTTGGTTTATGTCCAATAGCAACAAAGAATCCAGTAATGTCAATTTCTTCCTTCTCTCCAGTTTGATTATTCACCATTCTAAGTCCTTCTACTACCTGCTCTCCAAGAATCTCATCAACTTCTGTATTGTAACGAAGATCAATGTTCTTGGTAGTTTCCACACGGTGCTGCATTGCTTTAGAAGCTTTCATATAGTCCTTACGAACCAGCATGGTCACTTTATTACAGATATTCGATAAGTAAGTAGCTTCTTCTGCAGCGGTATCACCTCCACCTACGATAGCTACATCCTGGCCTTTATAGAAGAACCCGTCACATACTGCACATGCAGATACTCCTCCACCTCTTAATTTTTGTTCACTAGGCAAACCTAAATACTTGGCAGTTGCCCCGGTAGATATGATCACACTTTCAGCCTCGATCCAGGTCTTGTTGTCTACAAGAGCTCTGTGGATCCCTCCTACTTCTTTTGAAAAATCAACTTCAGTGATCATTCCAATTCTCACCTTCGTTCCAAAACGCTCAGCCTGCTGTTGCAGATCCATCATCATTTTTGGACCATCGATACCTTCAGGATAACCTGGAAAATTATCAACTTCCGTAGTGGTAGTTAACTGTCCGCCTGGTTCCATCCCGGTATACATAACTGGTTTCATATCTGCCCTTGCGGCATAGATCGCTGCTGTATAACCCGCAGGACCTGAACCTATGATCAGGCATTTTATTCTTTCGATAGTATCACTCATGTCTTTTGGTTTTCTATGTTATAAAAGTAGGTAGTTTGTACTAAAACTTACAAAATTAGCTATTAAGTTATCCTTATTAAATTCAGAAGCTAAAATAAGCACGAAACTATCACACAATCAGGCAAATTTAAAAGATAAAACTACCTTTGCCAAGTATGGAAATAAGTTTGTTTAGCATCCTGGATATCCTTGGTACCATCGCATTCGCGATTTCCGGTGCTTTATCTGCCATGAACCGTAGACTTGATCTCTTCGGAATCTTTATTATTGCCTTCGTTACAGCGATTGGCGGTGGAACTGTGCGGGATATTCTCATTGGTGATACACCAGTTACCTGGATGGAAAACATTATGTACATATACCTCATTGGTATTGTAACCATACTGGCGATCGTCTTTAGAAATAAGCTGGATTATTTGAAGAAATCACTTTTCCTGTTTGATACTATAGGACTGGGTGTTTTTACCATTACCGGTGTTGAAACCGGAATACAAAACGACCTCGACCCCATAATATCTGTAGCCCTTGGTGCTATGACCGGAACTTTTGGTGGTGTCATTCGTGATATTCTTTGTAATGAGATCCCGGTGATCTTTAGAAAAGAGATCTACGCAACCGCCTGCCTCATTGGAGCACTTGCTTATGTAACGCTATATGACCTGGGAATGAATGCGGATTTTATTTACCTCGCGACAGCGCTTACAGTAATTAGCATAAGACTTGTTGTTGTAAAATATAAGATCACACTTCCCTCCTTCTACCCTACTTCTCCCGGAAGTTCCAGAATAAGATAAAATACCTCATACATCTCTGGTTATCAATAGTTTCAGTATATTTATAGTATACTTTTGATGAATGACCAGGCAAGCGAAGATAATTATCGTTGAAAATAATATTCCCATGGCTGCAAAGTTATCTTTACGGCTTAACAAACTGGGCTATCAAATTACAGGGATATTCTCAAGAGCAAAAGATGCACTTAATTTTATAGAACAGGATGCTCC from Christiangramia sp. OXR-203 harbors:
- the trxB gene encoding thioredoxin-disulfide reductase, whose translation is MSDTIERIKCLIIGSGPAGYTAAIYAARADMKPVMYTGMEPGGQLTTTTEVDNFPGYPEGIDGPKMMMDLQQQAERFGTKVRIGMITEVDFSKEVGGIHRALVDNKTWIEAESVIISTGATAKYLGLPSEQKLRGGGVSACAVCDGFFYKGQDVAIVGGGDTAAEEATYLSNICNKVTMLVRKDYMKASKAMQHRVETTKNIDLRYNTEVDEILGEQVVEGLRMVNNQTGEKEEIDITGFFVAIGHKPNTDIFKGWLDMDETGYVITESKTTRTNIPGVFASGDVQDKVYRQAITAAGTGCMAALDAERYLAEIETEEDIQKPQTRPETV
- a CDS encoding trimeric intracellular cation channel family protein, whose amino-acid sequence is MEISLFSILDILGTIAFAISGALSAMNRRLDLFGIFIIAFVTAIGGGTVRDILIGDTPVTWMENIMYIYLIGIVTILAIVFRNKLDYLKKSLFLFDTIGLGVFTITGVETGIQNDLDPIISVALGAMTGTFGGVIRDILCNEIPVIFRKEIYATACLIGALAYVTLYDLGMNADFIYLATALTVISIRLVVVKYKITLPSFYPTSPGSSRIR